One stretch of Saccharomonospora xinjiangensis XJ-54 DNA includes these proteins:
- a CDS encoding HAD-IIA family hydrolase: protein MAKTLLDRHDTVLFDLDGTVYHGSRPIPGAADAITHVRERGRAVRFVTNNAAKSPESVAEHLVSLGVHAEPTEVSTSAQAAAVVLRERLPADSVVLVVGTAFLEAQVRSVGLRPTRRHGPEVAAVVQGHSPDTCWADLAEACLAVRAGAWWVACNTDATLPSERGQLPGNGSMVAALLAATEREPHVAGKPEAPLLRTAAHSAGAASPLVVGDRLDTDIAGAAAAGFRSLAVLTGVATPRRLLAAGPGERPDYLAADLGALTRDLSAGELEIGPRPGWRVTVKGDVAVVESAVGEGDGDSLDLLRHLCHVAWSAPVSSVRAADVRAESALAPWELG from the coding sequence ATGGCGAAGACACTGCTCGATCGCCACGACACGGTGCTGTTCGATCTCGACGGCACCGTGTACCACGGCAGCCGGCCGATCCCCGGCGCGGCCGATGCCATCACGCACGTCCGCGAGCGCGGCCGCGCCGTGCGATTCGTGACGAACAACGCCGCGAAGTCGCCGGAGTCGGTCGCTGAGCACCTCGTGAGCCTCGGGGTTCACGCCGAGCCCACCGAGGTGAGCACGAGCGCACAGGCCGCCGCAGTGGTGCTGCGGGAACGACTTCCCGCCGACTCCGTGGTGCTTGTGGTCGGCACCGCCTTCCTCGAAGCGCAGGTGCGGTCGGTGGGTCTGCGACCCACCCGGCGGCACGGCCCCGAGGTCGCCGCCGTGGTACAGGGACACTCACCCGACACCTGCTGGGCCGACCTCGCGGAAGCCTGCCTCGCTGTGCGGGCCGGTGCATGGTGGGTGGCGTGCAACACCGACGCCACGCTGCCAAGCGAACGCGGTCAGCTGCCGGGAAACGGCTCCATGGTGGCCGCTCTCCTGGCGGCGACCGAGCGCGAACCACACGTGGCGGGTAAACCCGAGGCACCACTGCTGCGGACGGCCGCGCACTCCGCGGGCGCGGCGTCGCCGTTGGTCGTCGGTGATCGGCTCGACACCGACATCGCCGGTGCCGCAGCCGCCGGATTCCGCTCGCTGGCCGTCCTCACCGGGGTGGCGACGCCGCGGCGGCTCCTCGCAGCAGGGCCGGGAGAGCGGCCCGATTACCTCGCGGCGGATCTCGGTGCGCTGACGAGGGACCTGAGCGCGGGGGAGTTGGAGATCGGTCCTCGCCCCGGCTGGCGAGTGACGGTGAAGGGCGACGTCGCCGTCGTGGAGAGCGCCGTGGGCGAAGGGGACGGTGACTCACTCGACCTGCTGCGCCACCTGTGTCACGTGGCCTGGTCGGCACCCGTGTCGTCCGTGCGGGCAGCCGACGTGCGTGCGGAGTCGGCACTGGCGCCGTGGGAGCTCGGCTGA
- a CDS encoding TlyA family RNA methyltransferase, which yields MPRRARLDAELVRRGLARSREHASSLITEGRVTVRGLVAKKPATSVEPDAAIVVRADDDPGWASRGAHKLLGALEEFSAQGLTVKGRRCLDAGASTGGFTDVLLRHGAGSVVAVDVGRGLLDWRLRTDDRVMVVDRTNVRTLTPDTIGGVVDLVVADLSFISLRLVLPALAACAAEGADLLPMVKPQFEVGRQRLGSGGVVRDPELRAQAVSDVLAEATSLGLRTLGVVASPLPGPSGNVEYFAWLRKEPCAVDSVPADPADPAEQQRRDDMVRTAVRRGPS from the coding sequence GTGCCGCGTAGGGCTCGCCTCGACGCCGAACTCGTGCGGCGGGGCCTCGCCAGGTCGAGAGAACACGCCAGCTCGCTGATCACCGAAGGTCGCGTGACGGTGCGGGGGCTCGTGGCCAAGAAGCCGGCGACCAGCGTCGAGCCGGACGCCGCGATCGTGGTGCGTGCCGACGACGACCCCGGCTGGGCCTCCCGGGGCGCGCACAAGCTGCTCGGTGCGCTGGAGGAGTTCTCCGCTCAAGGACTAACGGTGAAGGGGCGGCGTTGTCTCGACGCAGGCGCGTCCACCGGCGGGTTCACCGATGTGCTGCTGCGTCACGGCGCCGGTTCCGTCGTCGCGGTCGATGTGGGTCGTGGCCTGCTCGACTGGAGGCTGCGCACCGACGACCGGGTGATGGTGGTGGACAGGACGAACGTGCGAACCCTGACCCCCGACACCATCGGCGGCGTGGTCGATCTCGTGGTCGCGGACCTGTCCTTCATCTCCCTTCGACTGGTCCTGCCCGCATTGGCCGCCTGTGCCGCGGAGGGCGCCGACCTGCTGCCGATGGTGAAACCGCAGTTCGAAGTGGGGCGGCAACGGCTCGGCAGCGGCGGGGTCGTGCGTGATCCCGAACTACGGGCGCAGGCGGTGTCGGATGTGCTCGCCGAAGCCACGAGCCTCGGTTTGCGAACACTGGGGGTCGTGGCGAGCCCGCTACCGGGGCCGTCGGGCAATGTCGAGTACTTCGCGTGGTTGCGCAAGGAGCCGTGCGCGGTGGACAGTGTTCCCGCCGATCCAGCCGATCCAGCCGAACAGCAGCGGCGCGACGACATGGTCCGCACCGCGGTGAGAAGGGGACCTTCGTGA
- a CDS encoding NAD kinase → MTEPVGREVLLVVHPDRDTTREAAGQVATRLAEAGIGLRVLDDEVRKLVEPPDRSLPCAVVAESENPARGAELVLVLGGDGTLLRAAEVARPEGVPVLGVNLGRMGFLTEADYDALGDTVDRVVTRTYRIEERMTIDVTVTVGDTVVARTWALNEASVEKCSRERILDALIEVDGRPVSSFGCDGVLCSTPTGSTAYAFSAGGPVVWPEVEALLVVPSNAHAMFSRPLVVSRSSVITVQVDPDGSPAVLTCDGLRHVDLDPGSRVRVVAGEVPVRLARLWDGPFTDRLVHKFSLPVTGWRERHARRG, encoded by the coding sequence GTGACCGAGCCCGTTGGCCGAGAGGTGCTGTTGGTCGTCCATCCAGACCGGGACACGACCCGTGAAGCGGCAGGGCAGGTCGCGACGCGCCTCGCCGAGGCTGGCATCGGTCTCCGGGTGCTCGACGACGAGGTCCGCAAGCTCGTGGAACCTCCCGACCGATCGTTGCCGTGTGCCGTGGTCGCTGAGTCGGAGAACCCCGCTCGGGGAGCGGAACTGGTGCTGGTTCTCGGTGGCGACGGCACCCTGTTGCGCGCGGCGGAAGTGGCGCGGCCCGAAGGCGTCCCGGTGCTGGGAGTGAACCTGGGGCGCATGGGATTTCTGACGGAGGCGGACTACGACGCGCTGGGCGACACGGTGGATCGCGTGGTGACCCGCACCTACCGCATCGAGGAGCGCATGACCATCGACGTCACGGTGACGGTCGGCGACACCGTGGTGGCTCGCACCTGGGCGTTGAACGAGGCGAGTGTCGAGAAGTGTTCGCGGGAACGCATCCTTGACGCGCTCATCGAGGTCGATGGCAGGCCGGTGTCGTCGTTCGGCTGCGACGGCGTGCTCTGCTCCACCCCCACCGGTTCGACGGCATACGCGTTCTCGGCCGGAGGCCCCGTGGTCTGGCCGGAGGTGGAGGCACTCCTCGTGGTGCCGAGTAACGCCCACGCCATGTTCTCGCGCCCGCTCGTCGTGTCACGCTCGTCCGTGATCACCGTGCAGGTCGATCCCGATGGGTCGCCTGCCGTGCTGACCTGCGACGGGCTGCGGCACGTCGATCTCGACCCGGGGTCGAGGGTGCGGGTGGTGGCCGGTGAGGTGCCGGTGCGCCTCGCGCGACTGTGGGATGGTCCGTTCACCGACCGGCTGGTGCACAAGTTCTCCCTGCCGGTCACGGGATGGAGGGAGCGGCACGCCCGCCGGGGTTGA
- the recN gene encoding DNA repair protein RecN, whose amino-acid sequence MLAEMRIQGLGVIEEAALELHPGFTVVTGETGAGKTMVVTGLHLLSGGRSDASKVRAGSAKAIVEGRFTDITGEHALRILSDAGAEADEDGSVIAARSVSAEGRSRAHLGGRSVPVGVLGELSEQILAVHGQNSQLRLLRPAEQRAVLDRFAGEAVADPLAAYRKIRQEWLSVARELTERRARSRELAQQADLLRHGLAEIDAVEPAPGEDTALTEQVKRLAAVDELRDTASAAQLAIAGSPEGDSDLPGALGLLAEARRRLGSAEDATLRDFEPRLSEASVLLGEVSRELASYLGTLDADPERLEAILARQAELKKLTRKYAADIDGVLAWADDARARLAGMDTSEEALEELAARRDVLAGELAEHAARLSSARRVAAEELAKRITSELSGLAMGQAAVEVTVRGREADAADATALTVEGRTLAAGPDGVDDVELLLRAHAKAPALPVHKAASGGELSRVMLAIEVVLAHADTVQTLVFDEVDAGVGGRAAVEIGRRLARLARTHQVLVVTHLPQVAAFADRHLVVDKGTADGVTRSGVRTLDDDERVTELARMLAGLDDTETGRAHAEELLRAAEEFAESAVAGTRGARR is encoded by the coding sequence GTGCTGGCCGAGATGCGTATCCAGGGCCTCGGGGTGATCGAGGAGGCCGCGCTCGAACTGCACCCCGGGTTCACGGTGGTCACCGGGGAGACCGGGGCAGGCAAGACGATGGTCGTCACCGGCCTGCACCTGCTCTCCGGGGGACGTTCGGACGCGTCGAAGGTGCGGGCTGGGTCGGCGAAGGCGATCGTGGAGGGCCGTTTCACCGACATCACCGGTGAGCACGCTCTGCGGATCCTGTCCGATGCGGGTGCCGAGGCCGACGAGGACGGCAGTGTGATCGCGGCGCGTTCGGTGAGCGCGGAAGGCCGGTCGCGCGCCCATCTCGGTGGCCGATCCGTGCCCGTCGGCGTGCTCGGGGAGTTGTCCGAGCAGATCCTCGCGGTTCACGGACAGAACTCTCAACTTCGACTGCTGCGTCCGGCCGAGCAGCGTGCCGTACTCGACCGGTTCGCGGGGGAGGCCGTCGCCGACCCGCTGGCCGCGTACCGGAAGATCAGGCAGGAGTGGCTCTCCGTGGCGCGTGAGCTCACGGAGCGGCGAGCGCGCTCACGCGAACTGGCACAGCAAGCCGACCTCTTGCGCCACGGCCTCGCCGAGATCGATGCTGTGGAACCGGCACCCGGCGAGGACACCGCACTGACCGAGCAGGTCAAGCGCCTCGCCGCCGTTGACGAACTCCGTGATACTGCCAGCGCGGCGCAACTCGCCATCGCGGGATCTCCCGAGGGTGACTCCGACCTTCCGGGTGCGCTGGGGTTGCTCGCGGAAGCCCGGCGCAGGCTCGGCTCCGCCGAGGACGCCACATTGCGGGACTTCGAGCCGAGGCTGTCCGAAGCGTCGGTGCTGCTCGGGGAAGTGAGCCGGGAACTCGCCTCCTATCTCGGCACGCTCGACGCGGACCCGGAGCGGCTCGAAGCGATCCTGGCGCGGCAGGCCGAGTTGAAGAAGCTCACCCGCAAGTACGCGGCCGACATCGACGGTGTGCTCGCGTGGGCGGACGACGCCCGTGCGCGGCTGGCAGGCATGGACACCTCGGAGGAGGCGCTGGAGGAACTCGCGGCGCGCCGCGACGTCCTGGCCGGTGAGCTGGCGGAGCATGCCGCACGGCTTTCCTCGGCCCGCCGTGTCGCGGCAGAGGAACTGGCGAAGCGGATCACCAGTGAACTCTCGGGGCTGGCCATGGGACAGGCGGCCGTCGAGGTCACGGTACGGGGCAGGGAGGCGGACGCGGCCGATGCGACGGCGTTGACCGTGGAAGGCCGGACTCTCGCCGCGGGACCCGACGGTGTCGATGATGTCGAGCTGCTGTTGCGGGCGCACGCGAAGGCACCCGCCCTGCCCGTGCACAAGGCCGCGTCGGGTGGCGAGCTGTCGCGGGTGATGCTCGCGATCGAGGTGGTGCTCGCCCACGCGGACACGGTGCAGACACTGGTGTTCGACGAGGTCGATGCCGGGGTCGGAGGGCGGGCGGCCGTGGAGATCGGCCGTCGCCTCGCGCGGCTGGCCCGTACACACCAGGTGCTGGTGGTGACCCACCTCCCGCAGGTGGCAGCCTTCGCTGACCGGCATCTGGTGGTGGACAAGGGCACGGCCGACGGGGTGACCCGCAGCGGGGTTCGCACACTCGACGACGACGAACGCGTCACCGAACTCGCCCGCATGCTCGCCGGGCTCGACGACACCGAGACCGGCCGGGCTCATGCGGAGGAGTTGCTGCGCGCGGCGGAGGAGTTCGCCGAGTCTGCGGTCGCCGGAACACGGGGGGCGCGCCGGTAG
- the steA gene encoding putative cytokinetic ring protein SteA — protein MKLAGLLSRSTPALPGVTGTARVDRRIREVCRRAQPGDIAVIDHVDLDRASADALVCAQVAAVVNAAPSISGRYPNLGPEVLLKAGIPLLDNAGAEVLHRVRDGSRVRVHEGSVYVGRREVAKAVVQTPESVADQIVEARAGMAAQLEAFSANTIEFLRRERSLILDGVGVPQLRVSLTDRHIVVVAPGAGHADDLRDLKRYIRDHRPVLFGVEVAADTMRELGFAPDVVVGDPTAVEAETLKAASEVVVPAQPDGHAPGVERVQDLGIGAVTFPATANPEDLALLLAEANDAALVVTIGFQATLREFLDAGRSGSNPSTFLTRLKLGTKVVDGKAVAALHRSRVPALALALLGAAAMIVVVALLLSGAAPMYTDDVLQWWNSVVTWVAGLFS, from the coding sequence ATGAAACTCGCCGGCTTGCTGTCTCGCTCCACGCCCGCACTCCCCGGTGTCACCGGCACGGCCCGTGTCGATCGCCGGATCCGGGAGGTGTGCAGGCGGGCTCAACCCGGGGACATCGCGGTGATCGACCACGTCGATCTCGACCGCGCGAGTGCCGATGCTCTGGTGTGCGCACAGGTCGCCGCCGTGGTCAACGCGGCGCCGTCGATCTCGGGCCGCTACCCGAATCTCGGGCCGGAGGTGTTGCTGAAGGCGGGTATCCCGTTGCTCGACAACGCCGGTGCGGAGGTGCTGCACCGGGTTCGCGACGGCAGCAGGGTGCGGGTTCACGAGGGCAGCGTGTACGTGGGACGCCGTGAGGTCGCGAAGGCGGTGGTGCAGACGCCCGAGAGCGTCGCCGATCAGATCGTGGAGGCGCGGGCGGGGATGGCCGCGCAACTGGAAGCCTTCTCCGCCAACACGATCGAGTTCCTGCGCAGGGAACGCAGCCTGATCCTCGATGGTGTCGGGGTGCCGCAGCTACGGGTGTCGCTGACCGACCGGCACATCGTCGTCGTCGCACCCGGTGCAGGGCATGCCGACGATCTCAGGGACCTCAAGCGGTACATCCGGGACCACCGTCCTGTGCTGTTCGGGGTCGAGGTCGCTGCCGACACGATGCGGGAGCTGGGATTCGCACCCGACGTCGTCGTCGGCGATCCGACAGCGGTGGAGGCGGAGACGTTGAAGGCCGCCTCCGAGGTGGTCGTGCCTGCTCAGCCGGACGGGCACGCCCCCGGCGTCGAACGTGTGCAGGACCTTGGAATCGGTGCGGTGACGTTCCCCGCCACAGCGAATCCGGAGGATCTCGCTCTGTTGCTGGCCGAGGCCAACGATGCCGCGCTCGTGGTGACCATCGGATTCCAGGCCACGTTGCGCGAGTTCCTCGACGCGGGCCGGTCGGGATCGAACCCGTCCACGTTCCTGACCAGGCTGAAACTCGGCACCAAGGTCGTCGATGGCAAGGCCGTCGCGGCGCTGCATCGCAGCAGGGTGCCCGCGCTCGCTCTGGCTCTGCTCGGCGCCGCGGCCATGATCGTCGTGGTGGCGCTGTTGCTGTCCGGTGCTGCTCCGATGTACACGGACGACGTCTTACAGTGGTGGAACTCGGTCGTGACCTGGGTGGCCGGACTGTTCTCGTGA
- the aroA gene encoding 3-phosphoshikimate 1-carboxyvinyltransferase yields the protein MGEDNTWAAPTAADAIDAEVRVPGSKSITNRAFVLAALSAGKTLVREPLDSRDARLMLSALDVLGAASTATTDGVLLEPMTGGTGEVRVALGNAGTVARFTPPLATLGSRTVHFDGDPAIRRRPVAPLLHALRALGADIDDGGRGAAPFTVRGHGGLDGGRVDLDSSASSQFLSALLLSAPAFTRGVTVRLKGEAPSEPHIAMTLDMLRRFGAEPERDGPEFHVPPATLALDTYTVEPDLSSAAPFVVAPLLAGGRVRVSGWPAETTQPGDWLRDLVRELGGEAVLDAEGLTVTGGGTVPGADLDLHAVGELTPVIAALLCFAEGPSEIRGVAHLRGHETDRLAALATELSALGGDVTETDDGLRIRPAPLHGGTFHTYDDHRLVMAGAVLGLRIADVVVENPATVGKTYPEFVADWERVLHQG from the coding sequence GTGGGCGAGGACAACACCTGGGCCGCACCGACGGCCGCCGATGCGATCGATGCCGAGGTCCGGGTTCCCGGCTCGAAGTCGATCACCAACCGCGCCTTCGTGCTCGCCGCCCTCTCGGCAGGGAAGACGCTGGTGCGCGAGCCGCTGGACTCGCGGGACGCGCGGCTGATGTTGTCGGCGCTCGACGTCCTCGGCGCCGCCTCGACCGCGACCACGGACGGTGTGCTCCTGGAGCCGATGACCGGCGGCACCGGCGAGGTCCGTGTGGCGCTCGGCAACGCCGGAACCGTCGCGCGGTTCACGCCCCCGCTGGCCACGCTGGGCTCACGCACGGTCCATTTCGACGGTGACCCCGCCATCCGGCGCAGGCCCGTCGCGCCACTGCTCCACGCACTTCGCGCTCTCGGCGCGGACATCGACGACGGGGGGCGCGGCGCGGCTCCGTTCACCGTCCGAGGTCACGGCGGCCTCGACGGTGGCCGGGTAGACCTGGATTCGTCGGCGTCCAGCCAGTTCCTCTCCGCGCTGCTGCTGTCAGCGCCTGCCTTCACCCGGGGCGTCACGGTGCGGCTCAAGGGCGAGGCTCCCAGCGAGCCGCACATCGCGATGACGCTGGACATGCTGCGCCGGTTCGGTGCGGAGCCGGAACGTGACGGCCCCGAGTTCCACGTGCCGCCTGCCACGCTCGCGCTGGACACCTACACCGTCGAACCCGACCTGTCGAGCGCCGCTCCGTTCGTCGTCGCACCCCTGCTGGCAGGCGGTCGCGTCCGCGTCTCGGGCTGGCCTGCCGAGACAACGCAGCCGGGAGACTGGCTGCGCGACCTCGTGCGCGAACTGGGTGGCGAGGCAGTCCTCGACGCCGAAGGCCTCACCGTCACCGGTGGCGGCACCGTGCCGGGCGCGGACCTCGATCTGCACGCCGTCGGCGAACTCACCCCGGTGATCGCGGCGCTGCTCTGTTTCGCCGAAGGTCCCTCGGAGATCCGGGGGGTCGCGCATCTCCGGGGCCACGAGACCGACCGGCTCGCCGCGCTGGCCACGGAGCTGTCCGCGCTCGGCGGTGACGTCACCGAAACCGACGACGGCCTGCGCATCCGGCCTGCGCCGCTGCACGGCGGGACGTTCCACACCTACGACGACCACCGCCTCGTGATGGCGGGTGCCGTGCTGGGCCTGCGCATCGCCGACGTCGTTGTGGAGAACCCTGCCACGGTCGGCAAGACCTACCCGGAGTTCGTCGCCGACTGGGAGCGCGTGCTGCACCAGGGCTGA